CCTCCGGGCAGCAGCTGGACGACCTCTTCCAGACCTGGCTGTTCACCACAGGGAAACCCACCCTGTAGGCCGCGTAGACCTGGCTTTGTAAGGTTCACGACTGTCTTCGGGTGACAATGTAAGGGTGTTCCAGCAAATCTTCAGTCCCTCCGTCCAGCACACGCTCGACGTCGTCGGCATCTTCGTGTTCGCCATCTCCGGCGCGTTGCTGGCCGTCCGCAAGAACTTCGACGTGTTCGGCATCGCCATGCTCGCCGAGGTCACCGCGCTGGGCGGAGGGCTGTTCCGTGACCTGGTCATCGGGGCCGTGCCCCCGGCCGCCTTCACGGACCTGGGGTACTTCCTCACCCCGCTGCTCGCCGCCCTCCTGGTGATCTTCCTGCACCCGCAGGTGGAGCGCATCCAGAGCGCCGTGAACGTCTTCGACGCGGCCGGCCTCGGCCTGTTCTGCGTCACGGGCACCACCAAGGCGTACGCCTACGGCCTCGGCCTCACCGCGTCGGCCGCCCTGGGTCTTGCCAGCGCCGTCGGCGGCGGTGTGCTGCGCGACGTGCTGGCCAACGAGGTGCCGTCGCTGCTGCGCTGGGACCGCGACCTGTACGCGGTCCCGGCGATCGTCGGCGCCGCCATGGTGGCGCTCTGCATCCGCTACGACGTCCTCACCCCGCTGGCCAGCGGGTTCGCCGCGCTCACCGCTTTCGTCCTGCGGCTGCTCGCGATGCGGTTCCACTGGCGAGCGCCTCGTGCGTGGAACCGACGTTCGACGGTTCGGGAGGAGTGACCCCCTTCAGCGTGGCGCGGTGCTGGTCCAGCTGGGTCGTCAGCCAGCGGAACGCCGGCGCCACCTGGGGCCGCCACAGCGCCATGGTGTGGCCGCCCGCGCTCTTCGGGATGTAGACCACGTGCACCGCCGTCGGCGCCTTCGCCTCCCGCTGGAGGGCCAGGGCGGCCTCGTAGCCGTCGTGCGGCTGGCCGGAGAGGTAGAGCGCGACGGCGGGCGGGGTCGCGGCCCGGGCGAGCATCAGGTAGGGGTTGGCGGCCCGGCGCAGGGCCGGGTCCTGGGCGGCGAGGGAGTCCCGTTCGCCGATCGGGTCGTTGTAGCCGGACAGGCTGACGGCCGCCCGGTAGCGGTCGGGGTGGGCGACGGCCAGCTTGACCGCGCAGTGCGCCCCGGCCGAGTAGCCGGCCACCGCCCAGCCCTTGGGCGCGGGCAGGGCCCGGAAGTTGTCCATGACCATCTTCGGCACGTCCACGCTCAGCCAGGTGTCGGCGTTGACCGTGCCGGGCACGTTGGCGCAGCCGGTGTCGACGCCGGGCAGCAGGGTGGTGCGCGGCGCGACCAGGATGAACGGCGCGACCTTGCCGTCGCGCATCAGCGGCTCCAGCTGCCGGGGCGCGTCCAGCGACCCGAACCACGACTTCGGCGAGCCCGGATAGCCCGGCAGCAGCTCCACGACCGGGAAGCGGTGGTGCCGGTAGGCGGGCTCGTCGTACTGCGGGGGCAGCCAGACGTAGACCTCGGCGTTCACGCCGGAGACCCGGCCCTCGAGCTGGGTGACGCGGACCCCGCCGGCCGCGTGCATGCCCGGTCCGTCGGCCTGGGCGAACGTCTGTCTGACCCTGGGCAGCTTCTTCAGCGCTATGCCGCCGGTGCCGTCGGCGCCCAGGTCGGCGGCCTGCTGCACATGGTCGCCTGTGCCCAGGAGGTCGCCCCAGGTGTCGTAGAGGCTGTTGGCGTTGTTCACCACGACGAAGACCAGGGCCACGGCGGTGCCCTGGGCGAACAGCAGCATCAGCGTCCGGGTCGCGGCGCGCAGGATCCGCGGTCCGCGCAGCCGCGACCACAGCAGCAGCGGCAGTGCGACCGCGAGGACGGACAGCACGATCAGGGTGAGGAGGAACGGAGTCCCGGTGAGGCTCATGCCCTCATAGAGGGAACACAGGGCGTCCCGGGTTTACGGACCAGTACGGACACTTACCAAGAAATTGCCCGCGTCTCACCTGCCCGGGCGCGTGAAAAAGAGAAAAGCTACCGCTTAGTAATCGCCTGTTGTACTGTTCAGCCATGCTAGAAGCAGCTACCGCGGTGGACAGCGAGTTCGACCGCGACACCGCGCTCACCCTGCGCGCGCCCGGCGTCTACGACATCGACCTCTCGGCCGGCTGGACGATCCTGGGCGCCGTCAACGGCGGCTACCTCCTCGCCGTCCTCGGCCGCGCGCTCGCCGACGCCCTGCCGCACCGCGACCCGTTCACGATCTCGGCGCACTACCTCACCGCCTCGAAGCCCGGCCCGGCCGTCGTCCGCACGGACCTCGTCCGCACCGGCCGCACCCTCTCCACCGGCCAGGCCTCCCTCTTCCAGTACGACGAGCAGGGCCGGGAAGTCGAGCGGATCCGCGTCCTCGCCTCCTACGGCGACCTGGACTCCCTGCCCGACGACGTCCGCACCGCGGCCCGGCCGCCCGCGTTCCCGCCGATGGAGCAGTGCTTCGGCCCCGAGGACGGACCCACCCCGGTCGACGACAGCTCCGCGATCGCCGACCGGCTGATGCTCAAGCTCGACCCGTCGACCCTGGGCTGGGCCCTCGGGCAGCCCTCCGGCAAGGGCGAGATGCGGGCCTGGTTCGGCCTCAAGGACGGCCGCGACCCCGACCCGCTCTCGCTGCTCCTCGCCGTGGACGCGCTGCCGCCGACCGCCTTCGAGATCGGCCTGCGCGGCTGGGTCCCCACCGTCGAACTCACCGTCCACGTCCGCTGCCGCCCGGCCCCGGGTCCTCTGCGCGTCTCCATCGCCACCCGCAATCTCGCGGGCGGCTTCCTGGAGGAGGACGCCGAAGTCTGGGACAGCGCGGACCGGTTGGTCGCCCAGTCCCGGCAACTCGCGCGCGTCAGGCTCGGTTGAGGGTCCCGCCCGGTCCTGCCGGCCGCTTCTGTCACGGAACCGACCGGTTCTGTCACGGAGCTGTACCAGCGCGCCGGGCGGCCCCGGAGATGAACTCCCAGGCCAGAGAGGTTTCTTGAGGCGGGCTTTACCTGATTGACAGGCGGGGGACAGAGGGGCCTCAAGGAAGGCCTAAGCGCCGTTGGTTGAGTTCCCGCCTCAGGACCTCCTCATCCTCCTTGGAGCTGTTTCTCATGAAGCGTGCGCTGATACCCGCCCGTCTCGTCCCCGCGGTGACTCTTCTGGCGCTCTCGCCCCTGGCCCTCGTGGCCTGCGGCTCGGGCGACTCCTCCTCCAGCAGCGGCACGTCCAGCCAGCAGTCCTGTCAGCCGCCGTCCGGCATGCCCACCGGCAACGCCTCCGGTATGCCGAGCGGCGCCCCCTCGGGCGCGCCCACCGGCGCCGCCGCGTCCGGGCAGCCGACCGGCACGCCCACCGGTGTTCCGTCCGGCATGCCGAGCGGTGCGCCCGGCGGCGGTCAGGGCGGCCCCGGCGGCGGCCAGGGCGGCGGCTGCGGCGGCGGGCCCGGCGGTGGCCGGCAGGGCGGCCAGGCCCAGCAGCAGGGCTGATCCCGGATCCCGGAATCCTGGATCCCGGAATCCTGCGCACGGGATCCTGGATCCCGGAATCCTGGGCACGGGATCAGCCGGCATCGGCACGACAGGGGCGGCGCACTCGGAGACGAGTGCGCCGCCCCTGTCTGCGCTCAGTCCAGCCAGTGGTGGCGGCCGATGCTGATGAGCCGCATCTGGCGGGTCGCGAGCTGGGTGACGCGCTCGCGGTCCTCCTCCGGGGCCTCGAGGGACTCCAGGAACATCGAGGCCGTCACGAGCATCTGGTCGACGAAGAGATGCGCGAGCATCAGCAGATCCGCCTCGCTCCAGCCCCGCGACTCGGGGTCCTTGGCCAGCTCGGCCTTCACCTCCTCGGCGAACCGGCCGAGTTGATCGCGGATGGCCTCCCGCACGGGCTGGACCCCGCCGTGCCGCTCCCGGGCGATGAAACGGACGTGCGCCGGATGGCTGTGCACATGATGGGCGATCAACTCCACGGCCCGGGCGATGCGCTCCTCGCTCGTGGCGGCGCCGGACACGGTGTTCTGGATCATCGGGTGCAGACTGCCCAGCGCCTCCTCGACCAGGGCGGTCCCGAGGTCGGCGGTGGAGCGGAAGTGCCGGTAGAAGGCGGTCGGGGCGACGCCGACGGCGCGGGTGACCTCGCGCAGGCCCAGGCTGCTCAGACTCTGCTCCTCCAGCAGGCCCAACGCCGCGTCGAGGAGCGCCTGCCGGGTCTTCTGCTTCTGGGCCTGCCGGATGCCGAGGGTGTGACTCATGTCATCCAGTTAACAACTGTTCTCCGTAATTGGAAAGTCGCGGGACGCGCTAGACTCATAAGTCAGTGAACAAGTGTAACTACAACTGTTCACCCGGATGTCACGAGAGTCAGATGTCATGTGAGGCGGCGCGAGAGCCGCCTCGGAGGGGGATCCGATCCCATGCTGTTCCTCGTTGCCGCTCTGCTGCTGTTCGGCGTGGTCATGGGCACCGTGGCCCACGCGCCGTTCGCCTTCACCCTCGTCGCCGCCGCCGTGATCGCCGTCTGGCTCGGCGTCTTCGCGCTCCGCGAGCGGCACGGCCGCCGCCACGCCTCGCACCACTGACCCGATCGACCCCCACAGGAGCTGACCGACCATGCAACTCACCGCACCGGCCGCCGACCGCGCCGTCCGCAGCACTCGTACCGGCGTCCGGGACGCCGACGGCATGGCCGTCGCGTCCTTCATCCTGGGGCTGCTGGGCCTGCTCGTCCTCAACGTCTTCCTCGGCCCGATCGCCGTCGTCCTGGCGGCAGCGGCCCTGTGGCGCGGCACGGCCCGCCGCGGCCGCGCCTACCTGGGCCTCGCCCTCGGCGTCGCCGACCTCCTGGTGCTGGCGGCGTTCATGCAGGCGGACTCGACGATCTCCTGGAGCTTCTGACGATCTTCCCCGGCCGCTGAGCGACGGGTACCGCCGGGCCTGTGGGCCACCTGGGCACGAGGCTTCCCGCCCCCGCCCCGTAGAATCGGCTCACCATGGCATACCTCGACCACGCCGCGACCACCCCGATGCTCCCGGAGGCGGTCGAGGCACTCACCGCGCACCTGAGCGTCACCGGCAACGCGTCCTCCCTCCACGCCAGCGGCCGCAGAGCCCGCCGTACGGTCGAGGAAGCCCGCGAGACCCTCGCGGAAGCGCTCGGCGCCCGCCCCAGCGAGGTCGTCCTCACCTCCGGCGGCACCGAGGCCGACAACCTCGCCGTCAAGGGCCTGTACTGGTCGCGCCGCGACGCCGACCCGGCCCGCACCCGCGTCCTGGCCAGCCCCGTCGAGCACCACGCGGTCCTCGACGCCGTGCACTGGCTGGGCGAGCACGAGGGGGCCACGGTCGAGTACCTGCCGGTCGACTCCTACGGCCGCGTCCACCCCGACGCCCTGCGCCGGGCCATCGCCCGCAACCCCGACGACGTCGCCCTGGCCACCGTGATGTGGGCGAACAACGAGATCGGCACGATCCTGCCGGTCCGCGAACTCGCCGACGTCGCCGCCGAGTTCGGCGTCCCGCTGCACGCCGACGCCGTCCAGGCCTTCGGTCAGGTCCCCGTCGACTTCGCCGCCTCCGGCCTCGCCGCGATGACGGTCTCCGGCCACAAGATCGGCGGCCCGTACGGCATCGGCGCCCTGCTGCTGGGCCGCGAACACACCCCCGTGCCCGTGCTGCACGGCGGCGGACAGGAACGCCACGTCCGCTCCGGCACCCTCGACGTGCCCGCGATCGCCTCCTTCGCGGTCGCCGGACGCCTCGCCGCCGAGGGGCGCGAGTGGTTCGCCCACGAGATCGGCGCCCTGCGCGACTCCCTGGTCGACGCCGTCCGTACGGCGGTCCCGGACGCGATCCTCGGCGGCGACCCGGCGCCCGGGGGCCGGCTGCCCGCCAACGCGCACTTCACCTTCCCGGGCTGCGAGGGCGACTCCCTGCTCCTCCTCCTGGACGCCCAGGGCATCGAGTGCTCGACGGGCTCCGCCTGCACCGCCGGCGTCGCCCAGCCCAGCCATGTCCTGCTCGCCACCGGCACCGACCCCGACCTGGCCCGCGGCACCCTCCGCTTCTCCTTCGGCCACACCTCGACCGAGGCCGACGTCGAGGCGGTGGCCAAGGCCATCGGCCCCGCGGTGGAACGGGCGCGGGCGGCGGGGCTCACCTAGGACCTGTCCCACGCGCGCGGTTCTTCCCTCGGCTCAGGGGCTCACCGGGGTGCGGGGACGGCGAAGAGCCGTAGCTGGAGGGCGAGCGTGGCGTAGTAGCCGACCAGGGTGGACAGTTCGAACAGGGCGCGTTCGCCGAGGGCGGTGCGCGCCCGCTCGTAGCCCTCGTCGTCGAGTGCGCGGACCGGGACGGTCAGGGTGCGGGCGAGCTCCCAGGCCGCGTGTTCCCGGGGATCGGCGAGCTGTGGGTCGCGGCTCTCGCGCAGGGCCGTCAGTTCGGGCTCGGTGAGGCCGGCGGCCCGGCCGACCCGCTCGTGCGCGTACCGCTCGAAGGCGCAGTCCCAGGCCGCGGCCACCACCAGGATCGACAGCTCGCGCACCCGCGGCGACAGCCCGGACGCATAGCGGATCGCGGCACCCAGTTCCTGCAGGGACCGGCCGAGTGCCGGGCTCAGCAGCATGGCGTTGAACGGGCCGTGCAGCCGCCCGTCGGCATCGGTGAGCGCGAAGTGCCGGGGCCCTCTCGCCCGCGGTCCACGGGTGATCTCCTCGTACAACGTCCGCTGCTCCGGAGAGAGTTCGCCGGGGTCGAGCAGGGGCAGGCGGGGCGGGCGGGGTGTCGGACGGGGCATCGGGCGGGGTGTCGGGCGGGGTGTCATCCGGCCTCCCGGGCCAGTGCCATGAGGTCCTCGTCCGTGGGCAGACGGTTCTCCGCGGCCATGAACAGGCGGGCCCGGCGCAGGAGTTCGTCCACAGCGGCGGGGGTGAGGTCGAGGCCGAGGGCCGTCGTGCGGTCCGCCAGGGTGTACGGGCCGCTGTCGGGGGTGAAGGGCGCCAGGCGTGCGTTGCCGACGAGGCCGGGCTCCAGGCAGTTGTGCAGGAGGGGGTCGATCTCCGCCTCCTGGGTGATGAAGTCCAGGCCGCCCCAGCAGAAGGCGTGCGTGCCGGTCACCGGGTGGTTCCACGGCGTGCGGTACCCGGTCAGCTCCTCGCCCGCGCGCGCCAGCGCGGTGAGCGACTCGGTCCGCAGGCCGG
This window of the Streptomyces sp. NBC_01275 genome carries:
- a CDS encoding trimeric intracellular cation channel family protein, which codes for MFQQIFSPSVQHTLDVVGIFVFAISGALLAVRKNFDVFGIAMLAEVTALGGGLFRDLVIGAVPPAAFTDLGYFLTPLLAALLVIFLHPQVERIQSAVNVFDAAGLGLFCVTGTTKAYAYGLGLTASAALGLASAVGGGVLRDVLANEVPSLLRWDRDLYAVPAIVGAAMVALCIRYDVLTPLASGFAALTAFVLRLLAMRFHWRAPRAWNRRSTVREE
- a CDS encoding esterase family protein yields the protein MSLTGTPFLLTLIVLSVLAVALPLLLWSRLRGPRILRAATRTLMLLFAQGTAVALVFVVVNNANSLYDTWGDLLGTGDHVQQAADLGADGTGGIALKKLPRVRQTFAQADGPGMHAAGGVRVTQLEGRVSGVNAEVYVWLPPQYDEPAYRHHRFPVVELLPGYPGSPKSWFGSLDAPRQLEPLMRDGKVAPFILVAPRTTLLPGVDTGCANVPGTVNADTWLSVDVPKMVMDNFRALPAPKGWAVAGYSAGAHCAVKLAVAHPDRYRAAVSLSGYNDPIGERDSLAAQDPALRRAANPYLMLARAATPPAVALYLSGQPHDGYEAALALQREAKAPTAVHVVYIPKSAGGHTMALWRPQVAPAFRWLTTQLDQHRATLKGVTPPEPSNVGSTHEALASGTASRAAAGRKR
- a CDS encoding thioesterase family protein, translating into MLEAATAVDSEFDRDTALTLRAPGVYDIDLSAGWTILGAVNGGYLLAVLGRALADALPHRDPFTISAHYLTASKPGPAVVRTDLVRTGRTLSTGQASLFQYDEQGREVERIRVLASYGDLDSLPDDVRTAARPPAFPPMEQCFGPEDGPTPVDDSSAIADRLMLKLDPSTLGWALGQPSGKGEMRAWFGLKDGRDPDPLSLLLAVDALPPTAFEIGLRGWVPTVELTVHVRCRPAPGPLRVSIATRNLAGGFLEEDAEVWDSADRLVAQSRQLARVRLG
- a CDS encoding TetR family transcriptional regulator — protein: MSHTLGIRQAQKQKTRQALLDAALGLLEEQSLSSLGLREVTRAVGVAPTAFYRHFRSTADLGTALVEEALGSLHPMIQNTVSGAATSEERIARAVELIAHHVHSHPAHVRFIARERHGGVQPVREAIRDQLGRFAEEVKAELAKDPESRGWSEADLLMLAHLFVDQMLVTASMFLESLEAPEEDRERVTQLATRQMRLISIGRHHWLD
- a CDS encoding DUF4190 domain-containing protein, whose amino-acid sequence is MQLTAPAADRAVRSTRTGVRDADGMAVASFILGLLGLLVLNVFLGPIAVVLAAAALWRGTARRGRAYLGLALGVADLLVLAAFMQADSTISWSF
- a CDS encoding cysteine desulfurase family protein, which encodes MAYLDHAATTPMLPEAVEALTAHLSVTGNASSLHASGRRARRTVEEARETLAEALGARPSEVVLTSGGTEADNLAVKGLYWSRRDADPARTRVLASPVEHHAVLDAVHWLGEHEGATVEYLPVDSYGRVHPDALRRAIARNPDDVALATVMWANNEIGTILPVRELADVAAEFGVPLHADAVQAFGQVPVDFAASGLAAMTVSGHKIGGPYGIGALLLGREHTPVPVLHGGGQERHVRSGTLDVPAIASFAVAGRLAAEGREWFAHEIGALRDSLVDAVRTAVPDAILGGDPAPGGRLPANAHFTFPGCEGDSLLLLLDAQGIECSTGSACTAGVAQPSHVLLATGTDPDLARGTLRFSFGHTSTEADVEAVAKAIGPAVERARAAGLT
- a CDS encoding carboxymuconolactone decarboxylase family protein codes for the protein MPRPTPRPPRLPLLDPGELSPEQRTLYEEITRGPRARGPRHFALTDADGRLHGPFNAMLLSPALGRSLQELGAAIRYASGLSPRVRELSILVVAAAWDCAFERYAHERVGRAAGLTEPELTALRESRDPQLADPREHAAWELARTLTVPVRALDDEGYERARTALGERALFELSTLVGYYATLALQLRLFAVPAPR